Proteins encoded by one window of Anoplopoma fimbria isolate UVic2021 breed Golden Eagle Sablefish chromosome 23, Afim_UVic_2022, whole genome shotgun sequence:
- the smo gene encoding smoothened homolog — MSSQGRSPIVGFYAMLCVWAAWLSGSGAVLSPNGTTFEDHCKKTSTCEALKYNTCLGSPLPYTHTSLILAEDSSTQEEAFEKLTMWSGLRNAPRCWSVIQPLLCAVYMPKCENGRVELPSQSLCLATRQPCSIVDQERGWPSFLKCDKFPVGCSNEVQKLKFNMSGQCEAPLVKTDIQSSWYKDVEGCGIQCDNPLFTQEEHNDMHAYIAYFGTITLLCTFFTLATFLADWKNSNRYPAVILFYINACFFVGSIGWLAQFLDGARDEIVCKSDNTMRLGEPSSSETLSCVTIFIIVYYSLMSGVIWFVMLTYAWHTSFKALGTTQQPLSGRTSYFHMVTWSIPFVLTVAILAIAEVDGDSVSGICFVGYKNYRYRAGFVLAPIGVVLVVGGYFLIRGVMTLFSIKSNHPGLLSEKAASKINETMLRLGIFGFLAFGFVFITFGCHFYDFFNQAEWERSFREYVLCEANVTIASQTNKPIPECTIKNRPSLMVEKINLFSMFGTGIAMSTWVWTKATILIWKRTWCKIIGRSDNEPKRIKKSKMIAKAFALRKELHKDPEKELSFSMHTVSHDGPVAGINFELNEPSNDMSSAWAQHVTKMVARRGAILPQDISVTPTGTPVPPPEERNRLWMVEAEISPEMIKRKKKKKKRKKEVRPVEEAVDNQAYREREFGRSSVPRLPKLPSHPSLVANLREHQRQQQKLEEEVLPGSYPDIQPSYILSCEERCPYPSYQSSRYNYGRSHPPPFNDRPEDLGIGPRCLPSASTWQPSGPSRYRGEMDLTDGLSERLAHVARVPTGRRAGYGPIHSRTNLMEAELMDADSDF; from the exons ATGTCTTCCCAGGGTCGGAGCCCCATTGTTGGATTTTACGCGATGCTGTGCGTCTGGGCAGCCTGGCTTTCAGGCTCCGGGGCGGTGTTGTCTCCAAACGGGACTACATTTGAGGACCACTGCAAGAAAACCTCAACTTGCGAGGCACTGAAATACAACACATGTCTGGGGTCGCCTTTgccgtacacacacacttctctgaTCCTGGCAGAGGACTCCAGCACCCAAGAGGAGGCTTTTGAGAAGTTGACCATGTGGTCCG GTCTGCGTAACGCTCCTCGCTGTTGGTCCGTCATCCAGCCTTTGCTCTGTGCCGTCTACATGCCCAAATGTGAGAACGGTCGGGTGGAGCTGCCCAGTCAGAGCCTGTGTTTGGCTACACGTCAACCATGCAGCATCGTAGACCAGGAGAGAGGCTGGCCCAGCTTCCTCAAGTGTGACAAATTCCCTGTTGGCTGTTCG AACGAGGTGCAGAAGCTGAAGTTCAACATGTCAGGCCAGTGTGAAGCTCCTCTGGTGAAGACAGACATTCAGTCCAGTTGGTACAAGGACGTGGAGGGCTGCGGTATCCAGTGTGACAACCCTCTGTTCACCCAGGAGGAGCACAACGACATGCACGCCTACATCGCTTACTTCGGCACCATCACCCTCCTCTGCACCTTCTTCACCCTG GCAACGTTTCTTGCTGACTGGAAGAACTCCAACCGCTACCCGGCTGTCATTCTCTTCTACATCAACGCCTGTTTTTTCGTGGGCAGCATCGGATGGCTGGCCCAGTTCCTGGATGGAGCGCGGGACGAGATTGTGTGCAAGAGCGACAACACCATGCGACTCGGCGAGCCGTC GTCTTCCGAGACGCTGTCGTGtgtcaccatcttcatcatcgtGTACTACTCCCTGATGTCGGGCGTGATTTGGTTCGTCATGCTGACCTACGCCTGGCACACGTCCTTCAAAGCTCTGGGCACGACGCAACAGCCGCTGTCTGGCAGAACCTCCTACTTCCACATGGTCACCTGGTCCATCCCATTCGTCCTCACTGTGGCCATCCTGGCTATCGCTGAG GTGGATGGAGACTCTGTGAGTGGGATCTGTTTTGTCGGCTATAAGAACTACAGATACCGTGCTGGGTTTGTGCTGGCCCCCATTGGAGTGGTGCTTGTTGTCGGAGGCTACTTCCTCATTCGGG GTGTCATGACTTTGTTTTCCATTAAGAGTAACCACCCAGGACTGCTGAGTGAGAAAGCTGCCAGCAAAATCAACGAGACGATGCTGAGACTTG GTATTTTTGGATTCCTCGCTTTTGGCTTTGTTTTTATCACCTTCGGCTGCCACTTCTATGACTTCTTCAACCAGGCTGAATGGGAGAGGAGCTTCAGAGAATACGTGCT GTGTGAAGCCAACGTGACCATCGCTTCTCAGACCAACAAGCCAATCCCAGAATGCACCATTAAGAACCGGCCCAGCCTGATGGTGGAGAAAATCAACCTGTTCTCTATGTTTGGGACGGGAATTGCTATGAGTACCTGGGTCTGGACCAAGGCCACCATCCTCATCTGGAAACGGACCTGGTGCAA GATTATTGGCCGCAGTGACAACGAACCCAAGAGGATCAAGAAGAGCAAGATGATTGCCAAGGCATTTGCGTTGAGGAAGGAACTTCACAAGGACCCAGAGAAGGAGCTGTCCTTCAGCATGCACACCGTGTCCCATGATGGACCAGTGG CCGGAATCAATTTTGAGCTAAATGAGCCATCGAATGATATGTCATCAGCCTGGGCGCAGCATGTGACCAAGATGGTGGCCAGGCGAGGTGCCATCCTGCCCCAGGACATCTCCGTTACTCCTACTGGTACACCAG TGCCACCCCCAGAGGAGAGGAACAGGCTGTGGATGGTGGAGGCCGAGATCTCACCAGAGAtgataaagaggaaaaagaagaagaagaagaggaagaaggaagtgCGTCCCGTGGAGGAAGCGGTGGACAACCAAGCTTATCGCGAGCGCGAGTTCGGCCGCAGCTCGGTGCCTCGCTTGCCCAAATTGCCATCCCACCCGAGTCTGGTCGCTAATCTGCGGGAGCATCAGAGGCAACAGcagaagctggaggaggaagtcCTGCCAGGGTCCTACCCAGATATCCAACCTTCCTACATCCTGTCCTGTGAGGAGAGGTGTCCCTATCCATCTTACCAGAGCAGTCGGTACAACTATGGCCGCAGCCACCCCCCACCCTTCAACGACCGCCCGGAGGATCTGGGTATCGGCCCGCGCTGCCTCCCCTCAGCCTCCACCTGGCAGCCCAGTGGACCTTCCCGCTACCGGGGGGAGATGGATCTCACCGACGGGCTGTCAGAGAGGTTGGCCCACGTGGCTCGGGTACCCACAGGACGAAGGGCCGGCTACGGACCCATTCACTCCAGGACCAATTTAATGGAGGCGGAGCTTATGGATGCCGATTCTGACTTCTAA